In Aquincola tertiaricarbonis, the genomic stretch GCCGGTGCCGTGCAGCACCGCGTGTTGGTAGATGGCGGTGATGGCGGGCAGGTCAGCGGCCGTGCTCGGGCGAATCAGCAGATTGGTCATGCACAACAGTTTATAATGCGCGGTTTCGGCGCTGGCCGGCGGCAGAGGGGTTCCACCCATCCACCGCTTTGGCGTATCTACAGCACCGAGCCCGTGGCGACCGGCCCGCAACCTGCGGCTGGCGCCTTTCACGATTGCCAGACCTGGTGGTGTCTCCCCGGTGAGGCGGTCGATTCGCAGGAATCTCCGAGGAAACACAATGGTTGTCATCCGTCTGGCCCGTGGCGGCTCCAAGAAGCGCCCCTTCTACAACATCGTCGTTGCCGATGCGCGTGAGCGTCGCGACGGCCGCTTCATCGAGCGCGTCGGTTTCTACAACCCCGTGGCTTCCGGCGCTGCCGAGTCGCTGCGCGTGGCGCAAGACCGCGTGACCTACTGGAAGGGCGTTGGCGCCCAGCTGTCGCCCACCGTCGCCCGCCTGGTGGGCAACGCCAAGACCGCTGCCTGAGACACGGATTCCGGCCGATGAACGCCACCACGCCTGCACCGGGCGATACCGCCTGGCCTGAAGACGCGGTGGAGGTCGGCCGGATCCTCGGGCCCTGGGGCATCAAGGGCGCGCTCAAGGTGCTGCCTTACGCGTCCGACCCCAAGGCCTTGTTCTCGTCGCGGCGCTGGTTCATCCAGCCGGGCCACCGGCTGCTGAAGATCACCGGCGCCCGCGACCACGGCGATGGCGTCGTGGCCACCGCCCAGGAAGTGCCCGACCGCAATGCCGCCGAAGCGCTCAAGGGCGCCCAGGTGTTCGTGTCGCGCAGCAGCTTCCCCACCCCTTCGGAAGGTGAGTACTACTGGGTCGACCTGATCGGCCTGGAGGTCTACAACCGCGAAGGGGCCCATCTCGGCATGGTCACCGACCTGCTGAGCACCGGCCCGCACAGCGTGCTGAAGCTGCGCCCGGCCGATGCGCCGGCCGACGCTGGCGGCGAAGCCGCTGAACGCCTCATTCCTTTCGTCGACGCCTACGTCGACCAGGTGGACCTGCCGGCCCGCCGCATCACCGTTGACTGGGGCCTGGATTACTGAGGCCGCTCGCCGAATGCCATGCGCTTCGACGTCCTGACGCTGTTTCCCGAGCTGTTCACCCCGCACCTGTCGCTGGGCGTGACGCGCCGCGCCTATGAATCGGGTGCGGTGGACGTGCGCCTGTGGCCGCTGCGCGACTATGGCGAGGGCACCTACCGCCGCGTCGACGACCGGCCCTTCGGTGGCGGCCCCGGCATGGTGATGCTGGCCGATCCGCTGGCCCGTGCGCTGGCCGAGGTGCGGGCGCAGCGGGCCGATGCGGTGCCGCTGATCCATTTTTCGCCCACCGGCCGGCCCATCACCCAGGCGCTGGTGCGCGAAATGGCCGCCGGCCCCGGCGCCGTGCTGCTGTGCGGCCGCTACGAGGGCATCGACCAGCGCTTCCTCGATCGCCACCAGCACATCGAGCTGAGCCTGGGCGACTTCATCCTTTCCGGCGGCGAATTGCCCGCGATGGCGCTGCTGGACGCGATCGCGCGGCTGCAGCCCGGCGTGCTCAACGATGCCGCCTCGCACGAGCAGGACAGCTTCTCGGAAGACGGCCTGCTGGACTGCCCGCACTACAGCCGGCCCGAAAGCTGGCAGCACGCGGGCGAAGATGTGCCGGTGCCGCCGGTGCTGCTGTCGGGCCACCATGCGCAGATCGCGCGCTGGCGGCGCGAGCGTTCGCTCGAACTGACGGCCCGCCGCCGGCCGGAACTGATCGATGCCGCGCGGGCGGCAGGGCGCCTTTCGAAGGCCGACGAGCGCTTCCTGGCCGCGCTCACGCTATAATCGCAGGCTTTTCACCGATCCTCTGCCGGGCGCGACGCCTGCGTTGCACCCAAGAACCAAAGCGCCGGCACGATCATTTGGAGAATTTTGTGAACCTGATCCAAACCCTCGAGCAAGAAGAAATTGCTCGCCTGAACAAGACCATTCCGGCGTTCGCGCCCGGCGACACGGTGATCGTGAGCGTCAATGTGGTCGAAGGCACCCGCAAGCGCGTGCAGGCCTACGAAGGCGTGGTCATCGCCAAGCGCAACCGCGGCCTGAACAGCAGCTTCATCGTGCGCAAGATCTCCAGCGGCGAAGGCGTGGAACGTACGTTCCAGCTGTACAGCCCGCTGATCTCCAGCATCGAAGTCAAGCGCCGTGGTGACGTGCGCCGCGCCAAGCTGTACTACCTGCGCCAGCGTTCGGGCAAGTCGGCACGGATCAAGGAAAAGCTGTCCTGATCGTGCTTGCGTGCTAGCTTCGGGCTGGTGCTGCAACGACGCAAAGCCGCCTCCGGGCGGCTTTGTCGTTCCTGGCCTATCCTCACCGCCCCATGAGCCGACCCGCCATCCGTGATCCGCATGCCGTGCCCATCGTCGCCATCGACGATGCGCTGCCCCCCATCGATCCCGGGCTGCTGACGGCTGGCGCGCTGCGTGAGCGCTTCGCCGAAGCCCGCGGCTGGACGCCCGAGTTCACCGGCGACGGCGCGTCTTCGGGCCGGGAGCCGGCCTTCGCCTCCGTGCTGGTGCCGCTGGTCGACCGGCCCGAGGGCTTGTCGGTGCTGCTCACGCAGCGCACCGCACACCTGCGCGACCATGCCGGGCAGGTGAGCTTTCCGGGTGGCCGGGCCGAGCCCACCGATGTCGACGTGATCGACACCGCGCTGCGCGAGGCCGAAGAAGAGGTGGGCCTGGCCCGCCGGCATGTGGAGGTGATGGGCACGCTGCATCCGTACAGCACCGTCACCAACTTCGTGGTCACGCCGGTGGTGGGCCTGGTGCGGCCGGGCTTTGAACTCACGCTCGATCCGTTCGAGGTGGCGTCGGCCTTCGAGGTGCCGCTGGCCTTTCTGATGACGCCGGCCAACCACCGCCGCCACCGCTTCGAGTACGACGGCCAGGCGCGCCATTTCCTGTCGATGCAGTGGGAAGGCCCGGCCGCCGACGGCCGCCAGCAGGCCTTTTTCATCTGGGGCGCCACAGCCTCGATGCTGCGCAACCTCTATCGGTTCCTGGCAGCCTAGTTGGCATCGCTATCATCGTGGGCGATGAGTTTCTTCGCCGTCCTTTTTGCGCTGCTGATCGAACAGCTCAAGCCGCTGCCGCGTGACAACTGGGTGCACGACTCGCTGATCTCCTGGGTCGGCTGGAGCGGGCGCAACTTCGATGCGGGCAAGTCGCACCACGCCTGGGTGGTCTGGGGCGTCACCGTCATCGCCCCCGCGCTGCTGGCCTGGGGCCTCTTCGCCGCCATCGCGCACTACAGCCTGCTGCTGGCCCTGGCCTTCAACGTCGGCGTGCTGTACCTGACGCTGGGCTTCCGCCAGTTCAGCCACTTCTTCACCGACATCCGCGACGCGCTGGACCGCGGCGACGAGAACGAGGCCCGCCGCCTGCTGGCCGAGTGGCGCCACCTGGACGCCAGCGAGCTGCCCCGCACCGAGCTGATGCGGCACGTGATCGAGCATTCGCTGCTGGCTGCGCACCGCCATGTGCTGGGCGTGTTCTTCTGCTTCATCGTGCTGTCGGCCTTTGGCATGGGCCCGGCGGGCGCCGTGCTGTACCGCATGGCCGAGTTCGCCAGCCGCTACTGGGCCTACCGGCAGCGGGCGCTGCAGGCGCCTTCCAACGACCGGCTGCGCGAGATCTCGCAGCGCATGTTCTCGCTGATCGACCATGTGCCGGCTCGCCTGACGGCCTTCGGCTTCGCGGTGGTGGGCAACTTCGAGGAAGCCATCAACGTCTGGCGGCGCGACGCCGGCCTGTGGCTGCATGCCAATGAGGGCATCATCCTGTCGGCCGCCGCCGGCGCGCTGAGCGTGCAGCTGGGCGGTGGCGCCGCGCCGGGCATCACGCCCGACCGTTCCAAGACCTTCGAGAGCGGCGTCGACCCCGACGCGATGCGGGCCGCGGGCGTCACGCCCGGCCTGCCGCCGCAACTGGGGCACCTGCAAAGCCTGGTGGGCCTGGTGTGGCGCTCGGTGGTGCTGTGGATGCTGCTGGTGGCCTTGTTGAGCCTCGCCAACGTGTTGGGTTGATGTCTGCTCAGCGATGGCTGCTGCGCGACAGCTCGTCGAACAGCTCGCCATAGATGCGGTAGCGCGAGGGGCTGATGTCGCCGCGCTCCACCGCCGCCCGCACGCCGCAGCCGGGCTCCTGCCGGTGGGTGCAGTTGTAGAAGCGGCAGTCGCCGATGTGGGCGCGCAGGTCGGGCATCAGCCGCGGCAGGCGTTGCACGTCGATCTGCTGCAGGCCGAATTCCTGGAAGCCCGGTGAATCGATCAGCGCGGTGCCGGCCGGCCGGTCCACCCAGTACCAGCGGGTGGTGGTGGTGGTGTGGCGGCCCGAGTTCAGCGCGGTGGAAATCTCGCCCACCTGCGCTGCGGCCTCTGGCACCATCAGGTTGATCAACGTGCTCTTGCCGGTGCCGCTGGGGCCCAGCACCAGGGTCGTGCGGCCGGCCAGCAGAGGGCCGAACAGCGCCCGTGCGGCCTCGGCGTCGTGCTTGATCGAGCAGTCGTGCACCTCCACGCCCATCGCGCGGTAGGGTGCCAGCCGCTCGCGGGCCAGCGCGGCCTGCGGCAGGTCGGCCTTGTTCAGCACCACGCACACGTCGATGCCGGCGTCCTCCGCGGCGATCAGCGCACGGGTGAGCTGCGACTCGCTGAACATCGGGTCGCCCGCCACCAGCACGATGATGCGGTCGAGGTTGGCCGCGAAGCTCTTGGTCTTCCATTCGTCCTGGCGGAACAGCAGGTTGCGCCGCGGGTCGATCTTCTGGATGACGCCTTCGTCCTCACCGCCCGAGCCGGTGGGCTGCCAGCGCACGCGGTCGCCCACCACGCAGTCGCTTTTTTTGCCGCGCGGGTGGCAGGTCAGGCGGGTGCCTTCGGGCGTCTCGACGATGAAGTGGCGGCCGTGCGCCGCCACCACCAGGCCGGGCGCCGTCATGCGCCCTGCAGCCGCAGCGCGGCCAGCCGTTCGGTGGCCGGCGGGTGCGAGTAGTAAAAGCGCACGTACAGCGGATCGGGCGTCAGCGTGGAGGCGTTGTCCTCGTGCAGCTTGAGCAGCGCACTGGCCAGGTCGCGGCCGTCGGCCTGGGCGCAGGCATAGGCGTCGGCCTCGAACTCATGCTTGCGCGAGCTGCGCGCCGCCAGCGGCCCCAGCAGGAAAGTGAAGGGCGGCAGCGCCAGCATGAACAGCAGCAGTGCCAGCGCATCGTTGGGCGCCAGCAGGTTGGGCTGCACGCCCAGGCCGGTGAAGAACCAGGTCTGCTGCGACAACCAGCCCAGCAGCGCCAGGCCCAGCAGGCTCATGCCGAACACCATGGCCATGCGCTTTTGCACATGGCGGTGCTTGAAGTGGCCCAGCTCATGCGCCAGCACCGCCTCCACCTCGCCGGGCGACAGCTTGTTGAGCAGCGTGTCGAAGAACACCACCCGCTTGGCCGCACCCAGGCCGGTGAAGTAGGCATTGGCGTGGGCCGAGCGGCGGCTGCCGTCCATCACGTACAAGCCCTTGGCCGCGAAGCCGCAGCGCTGCATCAGCGATTGCACGCGGGCCTTCAGCGATTCATCGGGCAGTGGCTCGAACTTGTTGAACAGCGGCGCGATGACGGTGGGGTACAGCACCAGCAGCAGCAGCTGAAAACCCGTCCAAGCCGCCCAGGCCCACAGCCACCACAGGCTGCCGGTGGCGCCCATGATCCACAGGATGAGCGCGGCCAGCGGCAGACCGATCACCGCCGCCACCAGCAGGCCCTTGAGGGTGTCGGCCGCCACCATGCGCCAGGTCATGCGGTTGAAGCCGAAGCGCTGCTCGATGCGGAAGGTGTTGTACAGGTCGAAGGGCAGTTCCAGCGCGCCGGCGATCAGCGCGAAAGTGGCCAGCAGGCTCAGCTGGTAGGCCATGTCGCCCCAGCGCGGCTGCACGGTGGCCACCAGCCAGCCGTTGAGCATGTCCAGCCCGCCCAGCAGCGTCCAGCCCAGCAGCACCAGGGTGGCGAAGGCCGTGGACAGCAGGCCGAAGCGGCCCTTGGCCAGGGTGTAGTCGGCCGCACGCTGGTGCGCCGCCAGCGTGACGGTGGTGGCGAAGGCCGGCGGCACCTGGTTGCGATGGGCGGCCACGTGGCGCATCTGGCGCGATGCGAGCCAGAACTTGACGCCCATCGCCGCCAGCAGGGCCACGGCAAAGAGCAAAGACAGCAGGAGGGCTTGCATGCCCGGGAGTGTAGGGCTGCGACAATCGGCCGTTTCCCCGACCTGCCGTGCCATGACCGACACCACGACTCCCAGCCTCGCCAAGAGCGACCAGAACCTGATCTGGATCGACCTCGAGATGACCGGTCTCTTCCCGAACACCGACCGCATCATCGAGATTGCCGTCGTCGTCACCGACCCGCAGCTGCAGGTGCGCATCGAAGGCCCGGTGTTCGCCATCCACCAGAGCGACGCCACGCTGGACGCGATGGACGCCTGGAACAAGGGCACCCACGGTCGCAGCGGCCTGATCGACCGCGTCAAGGCCTCCACCGTGAACGAGGCCCATGCCGAGGCCGAGGTGATCGCCTGGCTGGCGCAGTACCTGCCCGCCGGCAAGAGCCCGATGTGCGGCAACTCCATCTGCCAGGACCGCCGCTTCCTGGCCAACTACATGCCGGCGCTGGAAGCCTTCTTCCACTACCGCAACCTGGACGTCAGCACGCTGAAGGAGCTGGCCAAGCGCTGGAAGCCGGAGATCCTGGCCGGCTTCAAGAAGGCGCAGGCGCACACCGCGCTGGCCGACATCCATGAGTCGATCGACGAACTGGCCTACTACCGCCAGCACCTGCTGTCGGTGGCTTGAACACGCTTTCTCCGTTCAGGGCTTGGTGAAAACCCGGATTCACCGTAGAATCCGCGCTTCGGCTGATCGCTGCATTGTCTTGATCAGCCGTTTCGTTCATCCCCACTGACTCTGTGGCCGGGCAATCTGCCCGGAAGCCCCTCTCGGGGCGCGGGTCGGCGGCGATGCCGTCGCTTGGGCCCGTTTGTCACTGTGCGGCACTCCTTGGCTGAGTTGCCCGTCGAGCGTTCCTGTTGCTGCGACCTGACCCCGGCTGCACGCCCGTGCGGCCCGCGCAAGCTTTGGCCTGCGCGCCGAGAGAAGAGAAAGCGTTCCATGTTCACTGAATCCAACACCCCCGCCGCCGACACCCCGGCGGGCGACGGCGAAACCAACGGCTTCGCCGCCCTGGGCCTGCATGCCGCGCTGGTGCGCGCCGTGGCCGACTCGGGCTACTCGCAGCCCACCGAAGTGCAATCGCGCGCCATTCCGTCGGCCCTGCAGGGTCAAGACCTGCGTGTGTCGTCCAGCACCGGCAGCGGCAAGACCGCTTCCTTCGTGCTGCCCGCGCTGAGCCGCGTGCTGGCCGCCCGTGGCGACGGCAAGCGCCGTGAAAAGGGCGTGGTGCATGGCCCGCGCGTGCTGGTGCTGGCCCCCACCCGCGAACTGGCGATGCAGGTCTCCAAGGCCGCTTCCACCTACGGCACCCACGTGCAAGGCCTGCGCGTGGCCACGGTCGTGGGCGGCGTGCCCTACGGCGCCCAGCTCAAGGCCCTGCGTGGCCCGCTGGACGTGCTGATCGCCACCCCCGGCCGCCTGATGGACCACATGGCCAGCGGCAAGGCCATCCTGGCCAACGTCGAACTGCTGGTGCTGGACGAAGCCGACCGCATGCTGGACATGGGCTTCATCGACGACATCCGCCACATCGCCGAATCGCTGCCCGAGCAGCGCCAGACGATGATGTTCAGCGCCACCTTCGCCGGCCACGTGGGCCGCCTGGCCTCGGAGCTGCTGCGTGACGATGCGCAGACCATCGACGTCGCCTCGCACACCGACACGCACGAGAACATCGAGCAGCGCCTGCACTGGGCCGACAACGGCCAGCACAAGAATGCGCTGCTGGACCACATCCTGGCCGACCGCGACATGGAGCAGGCCGTGGTGTTCACCAGCACCCAGCGTGACGCCGACTGGCTGGCCGACCGACTGGCCGACATGGGCCATCACGTGGCTTCGCTGCACGGTGGCATGCCGCAAGGCCGCCGCAACCGCGTGCTGCAAGGCCTGCGCACCCGTCACCTGCGCGTGCTGGTGGCCACCGACGTGGCCGCCCGCGGCATCGACGTGCCCACCATCAGCCACGTGATCAACTACGGCCTGCCGATGAAGGCCGAGGACTATGTGCACCGTATCGGCCGCACCGGCCGTGCCGGTCGCAACGGCCTGGCCATCACGCTGGCCGAGGCGCCGGACGCCGGCATGATCCGCCGCATCCAGCAGTTCACGACGCAGCAGATCCCGGTGGCCACGATCGAAGGCCTGGAGCCGCAGAAGCCGGCGCCGCGCCTGTTCGCGCAGCGCCGTGAAGGCTTCGGTGGCGACCGTCCGCGTGGTCGTCCGTTCAACAAGGGCGGCTTCCGCTCGGGTGGCGGCGATCGCCCGGCCTTCGGCGGCCCGCGCTCGGGTGGCGGCTTCAAGTCGTCGCCGCGCCAGCGTTGATCTGATTCAGCGCTGCTGAAACAAAAAGGGCTCGCCATCGGCGAGCCCTTTTTTCTTGGTGCGCCCGGCAGGGCGCACCTACTTGGAGGTGCAAGTCCTCCACCAGCCCGGCAAGGGGAATGGTTAGCCGAAGGCAAGGGCTACGTGGGCGACTGCGGGTCTGAAGGAAGCCGGATGGCAAAGCGCTGGCCTGACGAACAGGAAGCGGATACGAGGCGACGCGCTGGGGTGAGATGGCCAAATTCATCAAAGCCCGGTACTTGCACGGAACGGTGCGTCGTATATCCGACAGGCATAAGCGTGAAGGTGGGTGCGCAATACCCGGGGAGATCTGAATGTGTGCCCGAAGGGGCTACCGGCGTCGAGAGGCGGCGGGATGCGCGCTCAGAAGTCAGCCGAGGCCATAGTAGGTGCCAGCACGGACCGAAGGGCTGAACGAGTAAGACCGAGAGTAGGACGATCGATCTTGACGCCTATCGATGATGCAGAAGCTGCCCTGGGCTGTTGCTTTGGGCAGGCCGAGCGCCAAGCAACCGGACGGAATCCGGGGAGTGCGCGCGACGGTGCGGAGATGGGCGCAGCGACGGACGGGCAAACGAAATCGGAGGGCTGCCGGCTCATGGAGCGGGTGGTCGAACGCAGCAACATGCAAAAGGCGTACAGCCAGGTCATGAGTAACCGCGGGGCGCCCGGCATCGACGGGCTGCGCTGCGAAGACCTCAAGGGCTGGCTGCAAAGCCATTGGCAAAGTGTGAAGGGGGCGCTGCTGGACGGCACGTACCTGCCACGCGCGGTGCGCCGAGTGGACATCCCCAAGCCGCAGGGCGGGGTCAGGACGCTGGGCGTGCCCACCGTGGTGGACAGGCTGATCCAGCAGGCGCTGCACCAGGTGATGCAACCGCTGTTCGAGCCGACGTTCTCGCAAGGGAGCTACGGCTTCCGCCCGGGACGCAGCGCGACGCAGGCAGTGGTTCAAGCCGCGAACTACATCCGGGGCGGCAAGCGCTGGGTGGTGGACATGGATCTGGAGAAATTCTTCGACCGTGTGAACCACGACGCGCTCATGCACCGGGTCGCCAGGCGGATCGACGACAGGCGCGTGCTGAAGTTGATCCGGCGCTTCCTGCAAGTGAGCCTGATGGACAACGGAGTCGAGACAGCGAGGACACAGGGCACGCCGCAAGGCGGACCGCTGTCACCGCTGCTGTCGAACATCCTGCTGACCGATCTGGACCGCGAACTGGAGCGGCGCGGACTGGACTTCTGCCGGTACGCGGACGACTGCAACATCTATGTGTCGAGCCTGCGGGCGGGACAACGCGTCATGGACGTGGTGACGAAGTTCCTCTGGGAACGGCTGAAGCTCACGGTGAATGCGACCAAGAGCGCGGTGGCAAGGCCCTGGGGACGCAAGTTCCTGGGCTACAGCGTGACTGCGCACAAGGAGACCCGTCTGCGGATCGCGCCAGAAAGTCTTGCCCGCCTGAGGGCACGGGTCACCGACCTGTGTTTGAAGGGGCGCGGGCAACGCCTGGAGCGGACCATCGAGCAGCTGCGGCCAGTCCTGCGAGGCTGGATGAACTACTTCCAGCACACGCAGGGACGACGGGCGCTCGAAGAGCTGGACACATGGGTGAGGCGTCGCCTGCGCGTCATCGCCTGGAGACAGTGGAAGCGCCCGGCCACACGGGCATCGCGCTTGCGTGCGCTTGGCCTGGACGCGCATCGCGCGTGGAAGTCGAGCGTCAACGGTCGGGGTCCGTGGTGGAACGCGGGGGCCAAACACATGGTGGCGGCCATGCCGCCGAAGCACCTAGCCCGCATGGGGCTGGTCTCGCTGGTGGACATCCACCGGCAACTCCAGCGTCTTACTTGAACCGCCGGATGCGGACCCGCATGTCCGGTGGTGTGAGAGGGCTGAGGGGGTAACCCCTCACCCTACTCGATGCTCGAGCGTCAGACGCCCAGCAACTCCACCTCGAACACCAGGGTGGCGTTCGGGGGGATCACGCCGCCGGCGCCGCGGGCGCCATAGCCCAGGTCGGCCGGGATGGTCAGCACGCGGGTGCCGCCCACCTTCATGCCTTGCACGCCTTCGTCCCAGCCGCGGATGACCATGCCCTGGCCGAGGCCGAACTGGAACGGGTCGTTGCGGTCCTTGCTGGAGTCGAACTTGCGGCCGCGCTGGTTAGGGGCGGCGGGGTCGAACAGCCAGCCGGTGTAGTGCACGGTGACGTGCTGGCCGGCGCGGGCCTCTTCGCCGGTGCCGGGCACGGTGTCTTCGTATTGCAGGCCGGAAGCGGTGGTGACCATGTTGAAAGCGTCCTTCTTGTGTTGTCGGTCGCGCATCATGCCAGCCCCACGAGGCGGGCCCAGGCGGCAGTGGCTTCGGCCAGCCAGCCTTCGGGGCTGGCGGCGTGCAGCGGCGGCAGGCCCAGCGCCACTGCCGCCTGCTGCAGCGCCGCCCGCACATCGGCCGGCGTGTCCAGCAGCAGCGGCGCGGCGCCGTTCTGCTTGGACAGTTTGTGCCCGTCGGCAGCCCGCACCAGCGGCGTGTGCAGGTAGCGCGGCGTGGGCAGGCCCAGCAGCCGCTGCAGGTGGATCTGCCGCGGCGTGTTGTCCGCCAGGTCTTCGCCGCGCACCACGTCGCTGATGGCCTGCGCCGCGTCGTCCACCACCACCGCCAGCTGGTAGGCCCAGAGGCCATCGGCGCGCCGCACGACGATGTCGCCTACCTCGTGCGTCAGGTCCTGCGTGGCCGCGCCCAGCCGGCGGTCTTGCCAGGAGAGGTGCAGCGGCGCTTCATCCGTGCCACAGCGCACCCGCCAGGCGCGCGCCGGCTTGCCGTGCAGGCCATCGCGGCAAGTGCCGGGGTACACCAGCTCACCAAAGCGCTCCGGCGCATGGCCGGCGGCAGCCAGCGCCGCTTCGATGGCCTTGCGCGTGCAGCCGCAGGGGTAGGCGGTGCCCGCCGACTGCAGCCGCGCCAGCGCGGCGGCATAGGCGTCGCTGCGCTGCGACTGCCACAGCGGTGGCTCGTCGCTCACCAGGCCCAGGCGCTGCAGCTGGCCCAGGATGGCCTGGTCGGCACCGGCGATGCAGCGCGGGCCATCCACATCTTCGATGCGCACGAGCCACTGGCCGCCGTGGGCGCGGGCGTCCAGCCAACTCGCCAGCGCCGCCACCAGCGAGCCGGCATGCAGCAGCCCGGTGGGCGAAGGCGCGAAGCGGCCGCGGTAGGGGGCGGAATCGCCGCCCGTGCCTTCGCGGCGGGGGCCGGTGTGGCCGGGCAGGGCGCCCATGCTCAATCCACCCGTTGCGGCAGCCCGGCATGGCGCTCCAGCAGCGCGAGGCGGGTGGCGGGGCTCTCCAGCTGCTGCAGCCACCAGCCCAGCGCCAGGCCTTGCGGGGCCTTCTTGGGCTGCGGCGCTGCCGCGGTGCGCCAAGCGTAGCCCAGGGTCACCGGGTTGCGGCCCCGCTGCACCTGCTTGGTGACCAGGCGGCCGGCGTTCACATGCTCACGCACCAGCGGCTCGGGCAGGAAGCCGCAGCCCAGGCAGCGCATCTGCGCCTCGATCTTGGCCTGCGTGCTGGCCACGGTGAACACGTCCTGGCCGGGCAGCAGGTTCACCGTCAGCGGCGACAGGCGGTGGGCTGAGTCCGCCACGGCCACGGCGCGGTGGCGCACCAGCTCGGCATCGCTGATTGGCTCGGCCATCGTGGCCAGCGGATGGTGCGGCGCCACGGCAAAGACGAACGGCATCTCACCCAGCGGCCGCAGCTCGATGCCCTGCGGCGGCGACACCCCGCTGCCCACGCCGATGGCCAGGTCGGCCTGGCCCGAGACCAGCGCCTCCCAGGTGCCGGCCAGCACCTCGGTGCGCAGCCGCAGCCGGGTGCCGGGCCCGGCCTGCGACTCGTCGGGGCACATCGCGTAGAAGGCTTCGCACAATTCGAACATCGTCAGCCGCGAGATCACGCCATCCACCGCGATGGTGAGCGACGATTCCCAGCCGGTGGCCACGCGCTTGACGCGGTTGGCCACCGCATCCATCTCCGCCAGCAGGCGGCGGCCCTCGTTCAGCAGCTCCTCCCCCGCGGCGGTGAGCCGCGCCTGGCCGGAGCGGCGGTCGAACAACAGCACGTCCAGTGCGTCTTCCAGCTGGCGCACGCTGTAGGTGAGGGCCGAAGGCACCTTGCCCAGCTCGCGGGCGGCGGCAGCAAAACTGCCCAGCCGGCCGATGGCATCCATCATCGTCAGGGCATCGGGCGTGAGGGCATGGCGTCGGTCGGACATGCCTTCATCTTATTTGAACGAACGCTTCACCGGTCTTCGCTTCCGGCCTGGCTGCCGGCTCCTACATTGGATTCACACAAGGAGTACCCAACATGATCACCCTGCGCAAGAGCGAAGACCGCGGATATGCCGACCATGGCTGGCTGAAGAGCTACCACAGCTTCTCGTTCGCCGACTACCACGACCCCAAGCACATGGGTTGGGGCAACCTGCGGGTCATCAACGAGGACCGCGTGGCGGCGGGCACCGGTTTCGGCACCCACGGCCACCGTGACATGGAAATCGTCAGCTACGTGCTGGACGGTGCGCTGGCCCACCAGGACAGCATGGGCAACGGCACTGCAGGCAGCGCCAACAGCGGCGTCATCCGCCCGGGCGACGTGCAGCGCATGACGGCCGGCACCGGCGTGCGGCACAGCGAGTTCAACCACTCGAAGGAGGGCGCGACCCACTTCCTGCAGATCTGGATCCTGCCCGAGCAGCGCAACCTAGCGCCGGGCTACGAACAGAAGCACTTCGATGCCGCCAGCAAGCGCGGCCGGCTGGCGCTGGTGGCGGCGCCCGGCGGCGAGGGCGGGTCGGTGACGCTGAACGCCGATGCCCGCATCCATGCGGGTCTGTTCGACGGCGCTGAGCAGGCGACGCTAGCGCTGGACCCGCGTCGGCCGGCCTATGTGCACCTGGCCCGCGGACAGCTGGACGTCAACGGCCAGACGCTGAAGGCCGGTGATGCCGCCAAGCTGGACGGCGAGGCGCAGCTCACGCTGGCCAACGGCCATGACGCCGAAGTGCTGGTGTTCGAGCTGGCTGCTTGAGCCATTCCCACGGTCCGCCCCGGCGGACCGTGAACTGGATCACCGTCGTCGGCACGGTGCATCCAACAGTGAGGCGAAAGCCCCACACCTCTGCCGACAGGGGCAAAACCTAG encodes the following:
- a CDS encoding M48 family metallopeptidase — translated: MQALLLSLLFAVALLAAMGVKFWLASRQMRHVAAHRNQVPPAFATTVTLAAHQRAADYTLAKGRFGLLSTAFATLVLLGWTLLGGLDMLNGWLVATVQPRWGDMAYQLSLLATFALIAGALELPFDLYNTFRIEQRFGFNRMTWRMVAADTLKGLLVAAVIGLPLAALILWIMGATGSLWWLWAWAAWTGFQLLLLVLYPTVIAPLFNKFEPLPDESLKARVQSLMQRCGFAAKGLYVMDGSRRSAHANAYFTGLGAAKRVVFFDTLLNKLSPGEVEAVLAHELGHFKHRHVQKRMAMVFGMSLLGLALLGWLSQQTWFFTGLGVQPNLLAPNDALALLLFMLALPPFTFLLGPLAARSSRKHEFEADAYACAQADGRDLASALLKLHEDNASTLTPDPLYVRFYYSHPPATERLAALRLQGA
- the orn gene encoding oligoribonuclease — its product is MTDTTTPSLAKSDQNLIWIDLEMTGLFPNTDRIIEIAVVVTDPQLQVRIEGPVFAIHQSDATLDAMDAWNKGTHGRSGLIDRVKASTVNEAHAEAEVIAWLAQYLPAGKSPMCGNSICQDRRFLANYMPALEAFFHYRNLDVSTLKELAKRWKPEILAGFKKAQAHTALADIHESIDELAYYRQHLLSVA
- a CDS encoding DEAD/DEAH box helicase — its product is MFTESNTPAADTPAGDGETNGFAALGLHAALVRAVADSGYSQPTEVQSRAIPSALQGQDLRVSSSTGSGKTASFVLPALSRVLAARGDGKRREKGVVHGPRVLVLAPTRELAMQVSKAASTYGTHVQGLRVATVVGGVPYGAQLKALRGPLDVLIATPGRLMDHMASGKAILANVELLVLDEADRMLDMGFIDDIRHIAESLPEQRQTMMFSATFAGHVGRLASELLRDDAQTIDVASHTDTHENIEQRLHWADNGQHKNALLDHILADRDMEQAVVFTSTQRDADWLADRLADMGHHVASLHGGMPQGRRNRVLQGLRTRHLRVLVATDVAARGIDVPTISHVINYGLPMKAEDYVHRIGRTGRAGRNGLAITLAEAPDAGMIRRIQQFTTQQIPVATIEGLEPQKPAPRLFAQRREGFGGDRPRGRPFNKGGFRSGGGDRPAFGGPRSGGGFKSSPRQR
- the ltrA gene encoding group II intron reverse transcriptase/maturase, encoding MGAATDGQTKSEGCRLMERVVERSNMQKAYSQVMSNRGAPGIDGLRCEDLKGWLQSHWQSVKGALLDGTYLPRAVRRVDIPKPQGGVRTLGVPTVVDRLIQQALHQVMQPLFEPTFSQGSYGFRPGRSATQAVVQAANYIRGGKRWVVDMDLEKFFDRVNHDALMHRVARRIDDRRVLKLIRRFLQVSLMDNGVETARTQGTPQGGPLSPLLSNILLTDLDRELERRGLDFCRYADDCNIYVSSLRAGQRVMDVVTKFLWERLKLTVNATKSAVARPWGRKFLGYSVTAHKETRLRIAPESLARLRARVTDLCLKGRGQRLERTIEQLRPVLRGWMNYFQHTQGRRALEELDTWVRRRLRVIAWRQWKRPATRASRLRALGLDAHRAWKSSVNGRGPWWNAGAKHMVAAMPPKHLARMGLVSLVDIHRQLQRLT
- a CDS encoding FKBP-type peptidyl-prolyl cis-trans isomerase is translated as MVTTASGLQYEDTVPGTGEEARAGQHVTVHYTGWLFDPAAPNQRGRKFDSSKDRNDPFQFGLGQGMVIRGWDEGVQGMKVGGTRVLTIPADLGYGARGAGGVIPPNATLVFEVELLGV
- the gluQRS gene encoding tRNA glutamyl-Q(34) synthetase GluQRS — its product is MGALPGHTGPRREGTGGDSAPYRGRFAPSPTGLLHAGSLVAALASWLDARAHGGQWLVRIEDVDGPRCIAGADQAILGQLQRLGLVSDEPPLWQSQRSDAYAAALARLQSAGTAYPCGCTRKAIEAALAAAGHAPERFGELVYPGTCRDGLHGKPARAWRVRCGTDEAPLHLSWQDRRLGAATQDLTHEVGDIVVRRADGLWAYQLAVVVDDAAQAISDVVRGEDLADNTPRQIHLQRLLGLPTPRYLHTPLVRAADGHKLSKQNGAAPLLLDTPADVRAALQQAAVALGLPPLHAASPEGWLAEATAAWARLVGLA